One segment of Marinobacter sediminum DNA contains the following:
- a CDS encoding type II and III secretion system protein family protein, whose translation MVINAMTNQYGKLMRSLAFLLVAVTGMAEAADRYVLEFGDRHETTELHLSIGKSQIIYSRSPLDQVVIGSPDIADIKLLSSRQVLILGMKPGHTNLVFRDKNQSLIAVMDVVVGYDLNQIKRKVWEVLPREDGIEVRGSNDSVILSGQVSSPAALKKALSVAESFVPEDKVVNMMQVAGGSQVMLEVRITEISRQSLRELGVQLDLLETNDDVFDIVTGLVPNNTPFLSGVVSGNAGGRVDSIEATLSALERHGLAKILAEPNLTALSGQEASFLAGGEVPIPVSQSGAVAGAITVDYREFGVGLKFTPTVLDNQTINVKLNAEVSSLDDAIGFQNAGFNIPGITTRRAGTTVEMGDGQSFAIAGLLQNNLNDVVNEVPGLGRIPVLGALFRSTEYQRNETELVVIVTPRLVTPREAGSLADPTQVFLPANRLDQYLMGWQQHYPSPQRNLEGSDKSVAPETNTSGGMGGSFGHQVQKGEKQ comes from the coding sequence ATGGTGATTAATGCAATGACCAATCAATACGGAAAACTGATGCGGAGCCTAGCCTTCCTGCTTGTGGCAGTCACCGGCATGGCCGAGGCTGCCGATCGCTATGTGCTGGAGTTCGGCGATCGCCACGAAACCACCGAGCTGCATTTGTCCATCGGCAAGTCACAGATCATCTATTCACGTTCGCCGCTGGATCAGGTGGTCATCGGCAGTCCCGATATTGCAGATATCAAGTTGCTGTCTTCCCGGCAGGTGCTGATTTTGGGCATGAAACCGGGGCACACCAATCTGGTATTTCGGGACAAGAACCAGAGCCTGATCGCCGTGATGGATGTGGTGGTCGGTTATGACCTTAATCAGATCAAGCGCAAGGTCTGGGAGGTGCTGCCCAGGGAGGACGGCATCGAGGTTCGAGGCTCCAACGACTCGGTGATTCTGTCCGGTCAGGTGAGCAGCCCGGCGGCGCTGAAGAAAGCACTTTCAGTGGCTGAGAGCTTTGTCCCGGAGGACAAGGTCGTCAATATGATGCAGGTGGCGGGTGGCTCCCAGGTGATGCTGGAAGTGCGCATCACCGAAATCTCCCGCCAGTCATTGCGTGAACTGGGCGTACAACTGGATTTGCTCGAGACGAACGATGATGTCTTTGATATCGTCACTGGCCTCGTGCCCAACAACACGCCGTTCCTCTCCGGTGTTGTCAGCGGTAACGCCGGTGGCCGGGTGGACAGTATCGAAGCGACCCTGAGCGCTCTGGAGCGTCATGGCCTGGCCAAGATTCTCGCCGAACCCAATCTGACCGCACTGTCCGGCCAGGAGGCCAGCTTCCTCGCCGGTGGTGAAGTCCCCATTCCGGTGAGTCAATCCGGTGCCGTTGCTGGTGCCATTACCGTGGACTATCGCGAATTCGGTGTGGGTCTGAAGTTCACGCCCACGGTTCTGGATAACCAGACTATCAATGTGAAGCTGAACGCGGAAGTTTCGTCTCTGGATGACGCCATCGGCTTCCAGAATGCGGGCTTCAATATTCCCGGTATTACCACGCGGCGTGCCGGCACCACGGTCGAAATGGGTGATGGTCAGTCTTTTGCCATCGCCGGCCTGTTGCAAAACAACCTTAACGACGTGGTCAATGAAGTGCCCGGACTGGGTCGTATCCCGGTACTGGGTGCTCTGTTCCGCTCCACGGAATACCAGCGCAACGAAACCGAGTTGGTGGTGATCGTAACCCCCCGACTGGTAACACCTCGCGAGGCCGGGAGTCTTGCCGATCCCACCCAGGTATTCCTGCCGGCCAATCGACTGGACCAGTATCTGATGGGCTGGCAACAGCATTATCCGAGCCCCCAGCGTAACCTGGAAGGCAGCGACAAGTCAGTCGCGCCTGAGACCAATACCTCAGGTGGCATGGGAGGCAGCTTTGGCCACCAGGTTCAGAAAGGAGAGAAGCAATGA
- a CDS encoding class I SAM-dependent methyltransferase: MSFYEDRILPHIIDSACSMGQVMKLRSQVVPHARGTVLEVGMGSAINLEFYDANSVDLVYGLEPSHGMRRKAQQNLARSPINVEWLDLPGEKIPLADESVDTVLLTFTLCTIPDWNAALEQMKRVLKPGGELLFLEHGESPDTGIRKWQHRITPGWKKLAGGCHLNRDIADLIRRGGFEIKELENLYIPKSPRIAGYVYKGRAVKSVEA; encoded by the coding sequence ATGAGCTTTTACGAAGACCGGATACTCCCTCACATAATAGACAGCGCCTGCTCCATGGGCCAGGTTATGAAACTGCGCAGTCAGGTGGTTCCTCATGCCAGGGGAACGGTCCTTGAAGTAGGTATGGGCTCTGCCATCAATCTTGAGTTTTATGATGCGAACAGCGTCGACCTTGTTTACGGCCTGGAACCCTCCCACGGCATGCGCCGGAAAGCGCAGCAGAACCTGGCGCGCTCCCCCATCAACGTTGAATGGCTGGATTTACCCGGTGAGAAAATCCCGCTGGCGGATGAAAGCGTGGATACCGTGTTGCTGACATTCACCCTGTGCACCATCCCGGACTGGAACGCAGCCCTTGAGCAAATGAAGCGGGTGCTAAAACCCGGGGGCGAATTGCTGTTCCTGGAACATGGTGAATCCCCGGATACCGGCATCCGGAAATGGCAGCATCGGATAACCCCTGGATGGAAAAAACTGGCTGGCGGCTGCCACCTGAACCGCGACATCGCCGACCTGATTCGCCGAGGGGGATTTGAAATCAAGGAACTCGAAAACCTCTATATCCCGAAGTCGCCAAGGATAGCCGGTTACGTCTATAAAGGCCGGGCCGTAAAGTCAGTAGAAGCCTGA
- the cpaB gene encoding Flp pilus assembly protein CpaB, translating to MQIRALIVLAVSLILGGVTVYLANTYLQQEVGVRSEGEVVKTVPVVVAASNLKITTRLDRLMLQVVQWPEESVPENAYQSIDVVMGDKPPVVLRETRRGEPLLPYKLSPHGARGGLPARIPEDMRAITMPVNEIRGVAGFVSPGDYVDVLHTTNLGRRDERPVTRMLIQNARVLGVDQESSESETDPNVANAVTLLVTPFDGQRVNLAIATGEVGLMLRNEFDASLIEEQVASYEHLLTIEKNRKTKIYKRERRPSVEVIRGLDIRKQEVKEGEPLDQQSDAAR from the coding sequence ATGCAGATTCGGGCGCTAATTGTTCTGGCGGTCTCGCTCATCTTGGGCGGCGTGACTGTCTATCTTGCGAATACCTACCTACAGCAGGAGGTCGGAGTTCGCTCCGAGGGTGAAGTCGTCAAGACGGTGCCCGTGGTGGTGGCCGCCAGTAACCTGAAGATCACGACACGCCTGGATCGTCTGATGCTGCAGGTCGTTCAGTGGCCGGAGGAGAGTGTTCCGGAGAATGCTTATCAGTCCATTGATGTAGTGATGGGCGACAAGCCGCCAGTGGTTCTGCGGGAAACCCGTCGGGGCGAGCCGTTGCTGCCCTACAAGCTTTCCCCTCATGGTGCGCGTGGGGGGCTGCCGGCGCGCATTCCCGAAGATATGCGGGCGATCACCATGCCGGTTAATGAAATTCGCGGCGTCGCGGGCTTTGTCAGCCCCGGCGATTATGTGGATGTGCTGCATACCACCAACCTGGGGCGCCGTGACGAACGTCCGGTGACGCGGATGCTGATCCAGAACGCGCGCGTGTTGGGTGTGGATCAGGAGAGCAGCGAATCGGAAACCGACCCCAATGTGGCCAACGCTGTAACCTTGCTGGTGACGCCTTTTGACGGGCAGCGCGTCAATCTGGCCATTGCCACCGGTGAGGTGGGATTGATGCTGCGTAACGAATTCGATGCATCCCTGATCGAGGAGCAGGTGGCCAGCTACGAGCACCTTCTCACCATCGAGAAAAATCGCAAGACGAAGATCTACAAGCGCGAGCGTCGTCCCAGCGTGGAAGTCATTCGCGGTCTCGATATTCGCAAGCAAGAAGTGAAGGAAGGCGAGCCTCTGGACCAGCAGTCCGACGCCGCCCGATAA
- a CDS encoding Flp family type IVb pilin gives MKNIIEKFIKDESGASMVEYAVLVALIAAASIVIIGVLGNEINDAFNSVVTELQKGDAESG, from the coding sequence ATGAAAAACATCATCGAAAAATTTATTAAAGACGAGTCCGGCGCCAGCATGGTCGAGTACGCCGTTCTGGTGGCTCTGATCGCTGCCGCTTCCATCGTCATCATCGGCGTGCTTGGCAACGAGATTAACGATGCCTTCAACAGTGTGGTCACGGAACTACAGAAGGGCGACGCAGAATCAGGGTAA
- a CDS encoding A24 family peptidase, producing the protein MTQPMITVTALLLLLVPAVVSDLRYRRIPNLLVFPAWALALVLGVVVNGVTGGLDALTGMGSALLVGLPFWLVGWIGGGDVKLVAAIGALVGPELVWPILAAIGISGLFLALGALLHEGILGSAVRRYWASLSLSMVSRRGVYVRPDEAEQDVRLPYALAIAVGTIATYGWIAF; encoded by the coding sequence ATGACGCAACCCATGATCACTGTCACCGCGCTCCTGTTGTTGCTGGTTCCCGCAGTGGTCAGCGACCTGCGCTATCGCCGCATTCCCAATCTGCTGGTTTTTCCGGCGTGGGCGCTCGCCCTGGTGTTGGGCGTGGTGGTGAATGGCGTTACCGGCGGACTGGACGCACTGACCGGTATGGGCTCCGCCCTGCTGGTGGGATTGCCGTTCTGGTTGGTCGGCTGGATCGGTGGCGGTGACGTAAAGCTGGTGGCGGCGATCGGGGCGCTGGTGGGTCCCGAACTGGTCTGGCCGATACTGGCGGCCATCGGCATCAGTGGGTTGTTTCTCGCGCTTGGCGCCTTGCTTCATGAAGGCATTCTCGGTTCCGCCGTCAGGCGGTACTGGGCATCGCTGTCACTAAGCATGGTTTCGCGGCGCGGGGTGTATGTACGGCCAGACGAGGCCGAGCAAGACGTTCGGCTTCCCTATGCTCTCGCTATAGCGGTGGGCACGATCGCCACATACGGGTGGATCGCATTTTGA
- the cydB gene encoding cytochrome d ubiquinol oxidase subunit II, translated as MELFDLPLIWAFIIGFGIIMYVLMDGFDLGVGILFPFAPNEEARDTMMNSVAPVWDGNETWLVLGGAGLLAAFPMVYSIFLPALYIGVFLLLAGLIFRGVAFEFRFKARTSRYLWNWAFAGGSTVAAFAQGAVVGAYIQGFETANGVYVGGALDWLTPFTVLTGLGMLAGYSLLGSTWLILKTEGRLQEWAYRITLPLLAAVLVVFGLISVWTPFVDELVRDRWFSNLSVIWILPVLTLLCAYQIFRSVRGRYEGLPFVATMGLFITTYLGLVVSRWPYVVPPDYTLWEAASAYESQLFLLLGLLFVIPIVLAYTAWTYWVFRGKVRAGEGYH; from the coding sequence ATGGAACTGTTTGATCTGCCCTTGATCTGGGCGTTTATCATCGGCTTCGGGATCATCATGTATGTGCTGATGGACGGATTCGATCTGGGCGTAGGCATTCTCTTTCCCTTCGCGCCCAACGAAGAAGCTCGGGATACCATGATGAATTCCGTAGCGCCGGTATGGGACGGCAACGAGACCTGGCTGGTACTGGGTGGCGCCGGACTGCTCGCGGCCTTCCCGATGGTGTACTCCATCTTCCTGCCCGCACTCTATATTGGTGTTTTCCTGCTGCTGGCCGGCCTGATCTTCCGGGGCGTGGCCTTTGAGTTCCGCTTCAAGGCCCGCACCTCCCGGTACCTCTGGAACTGGGCCTTTGCCGGTGGTTCCACCGTGGCTGCCTTCGCCCAGGGAGCGGTGGTTGGCGCCTATATCCAGGGCTTTGAAACGGCGAATGGTGTCTACGTGGGTGGTGCGCTGGACTGGCTTACGCCGTTTACCGTGCTTACCGGCCTTGGCATGCTTGCCGGCTATTCCCTGCTCGGATCCACCTGGCTGATCCTGAAGACCGAGGGCCGGCTGCAGGAATGGGCCTACAGGATCACATTGCCCCTGTTGGCTGCAGTGCTTGTGGTTTTCGGGCTCATCAGCGTATGGACGCCGTTTGTGGACGAACTGGTCCGGGACCGCTGGTTCTCCAACCTGAGCGTGATCTGGATTCTTCCGGTGCTCACCCTGCTGTGTGCCTATCAGATCTTCCGTTCCGTACGCGGCCGTTATGAGGGATTGCCGTTTGTCGCCACCATGGGGCTCTTCATTACCACCTATCTGGGCCTGGTCGTCAGTCGCTGGCCCTATGTGGTGCCACCGGACTACACACTGTGGGAAGCCGCTTCAGCGTATGAGTCCCAGCTCTTCCTGCTGCTTGGGCTGTTGTTCGTGATTCCTATTGTGCTGGCTTACACCGCATGGACCTACTGGGTATTCCGGGGCAAGGTTCGCGCGGGCGAAGGCTACCACTAA
- a CDS encoding cytochrome ubiquinol oxidase subunit I, with protein MELDPLILSRIQFAFVVSFHAIFPVFTIGLASYIAVLEGLAFKTENPVWIKLSAFWTRVFAVVFGMGVVSGIVMSFQFGTNWSNFAQATANYLGPILSYEVVTAFFLEAAFLGVLLFGRDKVPAGLHLFAAIMVATGTFISSFWILSANSWMQTPAGFELREGVFHVTSWSEAIFNPSFPYRFMHMALASFLTGGFVVAGVSAWYLLLGREVEANRKALSMCLWLLLFIAPAQLVVGDFHGLNTLEHQPTKVAAMEGNWETSRNVPLLLFAIPDQENQRNLYEIGIPSLASMILTHDWNGEVPGLKDVPVEEQPPVAIVFWSFRVMVALGMLMIAFAVAGLLLRAGGRYARNPWFLQGLRFMSIAPFFAVLSGWFVTEVGRAPWLVYGIMSQAESVTPSLTGGMALFTLIGYIVVYGLVFTAGVYYLMRVLYVGLEERHDEDEHEAERPKRPFSAAHVPFEIEEDDHHRKPANQGGL; from the coding sequence ATGGAACTAGATCCTCTTATCCTATCGCGAATCCAGTTCGCATTTGTGGTGTCGTTTCACGCTATTTTTCCGGTATTTACTATCGGTCTTGCCTCCTATATCGCTGTACTCGAGGGCCTTGCCTTCAAAACAGAAAATCCGGTGTGGATTAAGCTGTCTGCGTTTTGGACCAGGGTATTCGCCGTCGTCTTTGGTATGGGCGTGGTTTCGGGCATTGTGATGTCGTTCCAGTTCGGCACAAACTGGAGCAACTTCGCCCAGGCAACGGCCAACTATCTCGGGCCTATCCTGAGTTATGAGGTCGTCACCGCCTTTTTCCTGGAAGCGGCGTTTCTGGGGGTGTTGCTGTTCGGCCGGGATAAGGTTCCGGCGGGACTGCACCTGTTTGCGGCGATCATGGTGGCAACCGGTACCTTTATCTCTTCGTTCTGGATTCTTTCGGCCAACAGCTGGATGCAAACTCCGGCCGGGTTTGAACTGCGCGAAGGCGTTTTTCATGTTACCTCCTGGAGCGAGGCCATCTTCAATCCCTCCTTCCCCTATCGCTTCATGCATATGGCGCTGGCATCCTTCCTGACCGGCGGATTTGTGGTCGCCGGGGTGAGTGCCTGGTATCTGCTGCTCGGCCGAGAGGTTGAAGCCAACCGAAAGGCGCTGTCCATGTGTCTCTGGTTGTTGCTCTTTATTGCCCCGGCCCAGTTGGTTGTGGGAGATTTTCATGGCTTGAACACGTTGGAACACCAGCCCACGAAAGTGGCAGCGATGGAGGGTAACTGGGAAACCTCACGAAATGTCCCGCTCCTCCTGTTCGCGATTCCGGACCAGGAAAACCAGCGAAACCTATACGAAATTGGCATTCCCAGCCTTGCCAGTATGATTCTCACCCACGATTGGAATGGTGAGGTGCCAGGCCTGAAGGACGTGCCGGTTGAGGAGCAACCTCCGGTCGCCATCGTGTTCTGGTCGTTCCGGGTAATGGTGGCTCTGGGCATGCTGATGATTGCCTTTGCCGTGGCGGGTCTGCTTTTGCGGGCCGGTGGTCGGTATGCACGTAATCCGTGGTTCCTCCAGGGACTCCGGTTCATGAGTATTGCCCCGTTCTTTGCGGTGCTCAGTGGCTGGTTCGTCACCGAAGTGGGCCGTGCCCCCTGGTTGGTCTACGGGATCATGAGCCAGGCGGAGTCAGTCACGCCTTCCCTTACCGGTGGCATGGCGCTCTTTACGCTCATCGGCTATATCGTTGTCTACGGTCTGGTGTTCACCGCCGGCGTTTATTATCTGATGCGGGTTCTCTATGTGGGTCTGGAAGAGCGTCATGATGAGGACGAGCACGAAGCCGAGCGGCCCAAGCGGCCATTCTCGGCGGCCCATGTGCCGTTTGAAATTGAAGAAGACGATCATCACCGTAAACCGGCCAACCAGGGAGGTCTCTGA